Proteins from a genomic interval of Rhodococcoides fascians A25f:
- a CDS encoding TrmH family RNA methyltransferase, translated as MVHVIDVDDPLDPRLDDFRDLNSSDRRPDLPEGKGLVIAEGVLVAQRLLTSRFPMISLLGVDRRLDALRDDLAESDVPFYRTSAEVMAEVVGFHLNRGVLAAANRPQALELDEVLGGAKTVAILEGVNDHENLGSMFRNAAGLGVDAVLFGAACADPLYRRSVRVSMGHVLRVPFAKVPEWPRGLDRVRAHGFQLISLTPNPEAVSLATAMTGEKVALLLGAEGPGLTEHAMRATDIRARIPMAPGTDSLNVATAAAMGFYERVRLT; from the coding sequence GTGGTTCATGTAATCGATGTCGACGATCCTCTCGACCCCCGGCTGGACGATTTTCGCGACCTCAACTCCTCGGACAGGCGACCCGATCTGCCCGAGGGCAAAGGTTTGGTGATCGCCGAGGGGGTGCTTGTTGCGCAGCGCCTGTTGACCTCACGTTTTCCGATGATCAGCCTGCTCGGCGTGGATCGACGGCTCGACGCGTTGCGCGACGATCTCGCAGAATCGGATGTCCCGTTCTATCGGACATCGGCCGAGGTGATGGCCGAGGTCGTCGGCTTCCATCTCAATCGTGGAGTGTTGGCGGCGGCGAACAGGCCGCAGGCCCTGGAACTGGACGAGGTGCTGGGCGGCGCGAAAACGGTAGCGATTCTCGAGGGCGTCAACGACCACGAGAATCTCGGGTCGATGTTCCGGAATGCGGCCGGCCTCGGCGTCGATGCCGTGCTGTTCGGTGCTGCGTGCGCGGATCCGCTGTACCGGCGTTCGGTACGGGTGTCGATGGGGCATGTGCTGCGCGTGCCCTTCGCGAAGGTGCCCGAGTGGCCGCGTGGTCTCGATCGTGTTCGCGCGCACGGTTTTCAGCTGATCTCACTGACGCCCAATCCGGAGGCCGTATCGCTGGCCACGGCGATGACGGGGGAGAAGGTCGCGTTGCTGCTCGGCGCAGAGGGCCCGGGTCTGACCGAGCATGCCATGCGCGCCACGGACATTCGGGCTCGTATCCCGATGGCACCGGGCACCGATTCACTCAACGTCGCGACGGCTGCGGCAATGGGATTCTACGAACGGGTGCGCCTGACGTGA
- a CDS encoding MFS transporter: MNRTDPARPAVGPGRRTQMRVILVGSVPNLVQWFNLYLYATFAPYFRTEFFDPASTNSLVYVYGLFALTFVVRPLGSWLFGRLADVRGRQFALVAAVTLMSAGSVALAVTPTVHDIGAWAAVILAVVSIVQGIATGGEYAAATVLLSESGTRGHRGFFASFQAATIVGGLVLAQACLLVLLASTDRAAISEWGFRLAFAAGGAAGLASLWWARGLDRAPREPTAPQADRDATMGALFRDHWRPLSWVFLLTAGGSAAFYTYTVTVPSIVRETFFAADGARGELTATGLVLAAFVVLMVLQPVGGALSDRIGRKPLLVVFGALGIPATGALVQATARLASPLAVLVILVSAFFVLTCYLSVNGIAKAEVFPPHIRALGVGFGYAVANSLFGGTAPLIYHATSGHGSVEFIAYTTVLLAVTLSAALRMEGGAATALDKPNSPV, translated from the coding sequence GTGAATCGCACTGACCCGGCGAGGCCTGCAGTTGGGCCCGGCCGTCGTACACAGATGCGCGTCATTCTGGTGGGCTCGGTGCCGAACCTCGTGCAGTGGTTCAACCTGTACCTCTACGCCACGTTCGCGCCGTACTTTCGGACCGAGTTCTTCGATCCGGCCTCGACGAACTCACTCGTGTACGTCTACGGACTCTTCGCACTGACCTTCGTCGTGCGCCCGCTCGGCTCGTGGCTGTTCGGCAGGCTCGCGGACGTGCGAGGCCGACAGTTCGCGCTCGTCGCGGCGGTCACGCTCATGTCGGCCGGATCGGTTGCCCTGGCGGTCACTCCCACGGTCCACGACATCGGTGCCTGGGCAGCGGTGATCCTCGCGGTCGTGAGCATCGTCCAAGGCATCGCAACCGGTGGTGAATATGCGGCGGCGACGGTGTTGCTCTCCGAGTCGGGCACGCGAGGTCATCGCGGATTCTTCGCCTCGTTCCAGGCCGCGACCATCGTCGGCGGCCTCGTGCTCGCGCAGGCGTGTCTACTCGTGCTGCTCGCGAGCACCGACCGCGCGGCAATCTCCGAGTGGGGCTTTCGCCTCGCGTTCGCCGCGGGAGGCGCGGCCGGCCTGGCGTCGCTGTGGTGGGCGCGCGGACTCGATCGCGCCCCGCGAGAACCGACGGCACCGCAGGCGGACCGGGACGCCACGATGGGAGCGCTGTTTCGCGATCACTGGCGTCCGCTGAGTTGGGTGTTCCTGCTGACCGCGGGAGGAAGCGCGGCGTTCTACACCTACACCGTCACGGTTCCCTCGATCGTTCGCGAGACGTTCTTCGCCGCGGACGGGGCCAGGGGAGAGCTCACCGCGACCGGCCTCGTACTTGCGGCCTTCGTCGTGCTCATGGTGCTGCAGCCGGTCGGCGGTGCACTGAGCGACCGTATCGGCAGAAAGCCCCTGCTCGTCGTGTTCGGGGCGCTGGGGATACCTGCCACCGGGGCGTTGGTGCAGGCGACCGCACGTCTCGCATCCCCACTTGCCGTCCTCGTCATTCTGGTGAGCGCATTCTTCGTGCTCACCTGCTACCTGTCCGTGAACGGCATCGCCAAGGCGGAAGTATTTCCCCCACACATCCGAGCGCTGGGCGTCGGCTTCGGCTACGCCGTGGCGAACTCGCTCTTCGGGGGCACGGCACCGTTGATCTACCACGCCACGAGCGGTCACGGCAGCGTCGAATTCATCGCCTACACGACGGTGCTGCTCGCGGTGACGCTGTCCGCCGCCCTCCGGATGGAGGGCGGCGCGGCGACCGCGCTCGACAAGCCGAACAGCCCGGTCTAG
- a CDS encoding GNAT family N-acetyltransferase — protein sequence MTTDESITIRTASDHDWDAVALLDAHAFGEHQNAEDLAETQILTKSEHVYLAWDGETPVGVAMHFPMSVTVPGGAQVEASGVSWVSVAPTHRRRGILRSMFTQQHRALNDAGAPLSLLTASEATIYGRFGYGPVTEEISVSIDRRFAQFRKDAPPATGVRLIESAEATELLPDIYHRWQQQTAGAQPKPPIRWERFFADRENRRGGLTALFFIVHADGYVAYRRGRNPSRVVVEEFIAVTDDAYAALWQILVGVDLVDTIEVRQARDEALPFLLSNNRLPKVTAHHDALWARIMHVEAALEARTYALDTSLIIAVRDPFLEAGGTYSFTVTDGKATCTRVESEPDIELDIDVLASIYFGTHRARLFAAANRLTARNEESLHALDLTFGTARPAVMGWGF from the coding sequence ATGACTACCGACGAATCGATCACCATCCGCACCGCCTCCGACCACGACTGGGATGCCGTCGCGCTACTCGACGCCCACGCGTTCGGCGAGCACCAGAACGCCGAGGATCTTGCCGAGACGCAGATCCTCACCAAGTCCGAGCACGTGTACCTGGCATGGGACGGCGAGACCCCGGTGGGTGTCGCCATGCACTTCCCGATGTCGGTGACCGTTCCGGGCGGCGCGCAGGTCGAGGCCTCCGGAGTGTCCTGGGTGTCCGTCGCACCGACGCATCGACGACGCGGCATCCTGCGATCGATGTTCACCCAGCAGCACCGCGCTCTGAACGACGCTGGTGCGCCGCTGTCTTTGCTGACAGCCAGCGAGGCGACAATCTACGGACGCTTCGGGTACGGGCCGGTGACCGAGGAGATCAGCGTCTCGATCGACCGTCGGTTCGCGCAGTTCCGCAAGGACGCTCCCCCGGCGACGGGTGTGCGGCTGATCGAGTCGGCCGAGGCCACCGAACTGCTCCCGGACATCTACCACCGGTGGCAGCAGCAGACCGCAGGCGCGCAGCCCAAGCCGCCGATCCGCTGGGAGCGCTTCTTCGCCGATCGTGAGAACCGACGCGGCGGACTGACCGCACTGTTCTTCATCGTCCATGCCGACGGATACGTCGCCTACCGCCGCGGACGCAATCCCAGCCGGGTGGTGGTGGAGGAATTCATCGCCGTGACGGACGACGCGTACGCCGCGCTGTGGCAGATCCTGGTCGGGGTCGACCTGGTCGACACCATCGAGGTCCGGCAGGCACGGGACGAAGCACTGCCGTTCCTGCTGAGCAACAACCGGCTACCGAAGGTCACGGCTCACCACGACGCTCTGTGGGCCCGCATCATGCACGTCGAGGCAGCGCTGGAGGCGCGCACGTACGCTCTCGACACGTCGCTGATCATCGCCGTTCGAGATCCGTTCCTCGAAGCGGGCGGTACCTACTCGTTCACCGTGACCGATGGCAAGGCGACCTGTACCCGGGTGGAGTCCGAACCGGACATCGAACTCGACATCGATGTGCTCGCCAGCATCTACTTCGGCACGCACCGGGCTCGATTGTTCGCCGCGGCCAATCGCCTCACCGCCCGCAACGAGGAATCTCTGCATGCACTGGATCTGACGTTCGGAACAGCGCGCCCGGCCGTCATGGGCTGGGGTTTCTAG
- a CDS encoding sensor histidine kinase, whose amino-acid sequence MTSAPNPDVRLPTLDSLRLSSRPYVAAIVIVAAFATSDLSNPILLALLVVNSVVLMASAIPRRFVGPRSSLVGAGVALVASAAMLPLGGTTAATLFPFLIAGHAGWRFKPSVSFPFAIALSVACATALLIAEHNGVDGWPWATGLFAGWPVLIGYSRRSRLDALRNARRATDAELREHALAERARIARDIHDVLAHSLSGVNMQLEVADALLEAGRAEEARAAVGKAQSLVREGLTETRRAVQTLRQDALPLVPTLAALVGEDASFRVDGTVRDLDTPQAQFMVRCAQEAMTNARNHAPGAAVDVVLRFDAGSVELSVANGPALSPPDPVESTGMGLVGMRERAALVGGSVTAGPDGRGWVVRAEVPLHNRAEPDTETRA is encoded by the coding sequence GTGACATCGGCACCCAACCCCGACGTACGGTTGCCCACGCTCGACAGCCTCAGGCTGTCGAGCCGGCCGTATGTTGCGGCCATCGTGATCGTCGCGGCCTTCGCCACCTCGGACCTGAGCAATCCGATTCTGCTCGCGCTGCTCGTCGTCAACAGTGTCGTGCTGATGGCATCGGCAATTCCGCGGCGGTTCGTGGGTCCGCGTTCGTCTCTGGTCGGTGCGGGTGTCGCGCTGGTCGCGTCCGCAGCGATGCTTCCCCTCGGGGGCACCACTGCGGCAACGCTGTTCCCGTTTCTGATCGCGGGACATGCGGGGTGGCGATTCAAGCCTTCCGTCTCGTTCCCGTTCGCGATCGCGCTCAGCGTGGCGTGCGCAACCGCGCTGTTGATCGCCGAACACAATGGTGTCGACGGATGGCCATGGGCTACAGGGTTGTTCGCAGGTTGGCCGGTGCTGATCGGGTACTCACGGCGCAGTCGGCTGGACGCACTGCGTAATGCGCGCCGCGCCACCGATGCCGAACTCCGCGAGCATGCCCTGGCCGAGCGTGCCCGCATCGCCCGCGACATTCACGACGTACTCGCTCACTCGCTGTCCGGAGTCAACATGCAGCTCGAAGTCGCCGACGCGTTGCTCGAGGCCGGCCGTGCCGAGGAGGCCAGAGCGGCAGTGGGCAAGGCGCAGAGTCTCGTTCGGGAAGGACTCACCGAGACCCGCCGTGCCGTGCAGACTTTGCGTCAGGATGCGCTGCCCCTCGTGCCGACGTTGGCCGCTCTCGTGGGCGAGGACGCGAGTTTCCGTGTCGACGGCACGGTTCGCGATCTCGATACTCCGCAGGCCCAGTTCATGGTTCGGTGCGCGCAGGAGGCGATGACCAACGCACGCAACCACGCCCCCGGGGCTGCTGTCGATGTGGTGCTTCGGTTCGATGCCGGATCGGTCGAACTCTCCGTGGCCAACGGCCCGGCCCTCTCTCCACCGGACCCGGTCGAGAGCACCGGGATGGGTCTTGTCGGTATGCGCGAGCGCGCCGCGCTCGTCGGCGGGTCGGTCACTGCCGGTCCCGACGGGCGAGGCTGGGTAGTGCGTGCCGAAGTACCTCTGCACAACCGCGCTGAACCGGATACGGAAACGAGAGCATGA
- a CDS encoding response regulator transcription factor, whose amino-acid sequence MSIRIVIADDQASVREALATMLDLIEDITVVATAADGASAVTEVTAAMSDDPLDVVLMDLRMPGTDGIEATRILKGRFPDLPVVVLTTFSDERSILDALGAGARGYLTKDAGRVEIAAALRAAAAGQAVLNPEVQARLLGAVEAPRTQQIPAGLTPRELDVLRAIAAGLSNREIAQQMFVSEATVKTHINHLFAKAQLRDRAQAVHFAFTHGLAG is encoded by the coding sequence ATGAGCATTCGGATAGTGATCGCCGACGATCAGGCGTCGGTGCGCGAGGCACTGGCCACGATGTTGGACCTGATCGAGGACATCACCGTAGTTGCGACCGCTGCCGACGGAGCGAGCGCGGTCACCGAGGTGACCGCGGCGATGAGCGACGATCCCCTCGACGTGGTGCTGATGGATCTGCGGATGCCGGGAACCGACGGAATCGAAGCGACGCGAATCCTGAAGGGGCGCTTCCCCGATTTGCCCGTGGTGGTGTTGACGACCTTCTCGGACGAACGCTCGATACTCGATGCACTCGGCGCAGGCGCACGCGGATATCTCACCAAGGACGCCGGACGGGTCGAGATCGCGGCGGCATTGCGGGCGGCCGCAGCGGGGCAGGCGGTGCTGAACCCGGAGGTCCAGGCACGATTGCTCGGAGCCGTCGAAGCGCCTCGCACGCAGCAGATCCCGGCCGGGTTGACGCCACGCGAGCTGGACGTCCTACGCGCGATCGCCGCAGGCCTCTCGAATCGGGAGATCGCTCAGCAGATGTTCGTGAGCGAGGCGACGGTCAAAACACATATCAATCATCTGTTCGCCAAGGCCCAACTACGTGACCGGGCTCAGGCCGTGCACTTCGCATTCACCCACGGTTTGGCGGGATAA